DNA from Hyalangium minutum:
CACAGCCGGAGATGGCGGCCACGAGGGCGGCGAGGAGCAGGGGGCGTCTGGGGATCATCATGACAGGGGCTCGAAGGTGATCTTCGTTCCTTGGGGGCGGACGAAGTAGGTGTGGACGGTGAGGCCGGGGTGGGTCTTGCGCAGTTCTTCAGCGGCGGCTTGGAGATCCTTGAGCTGCTGCTCGGCGACAAACTCCGCGCCCAAGGCGCCGTGGCGGGTCTGGTAGTAGCCGCAGCCCGCGTGGGCCAGCAAGAACACCTCCTGGATGTGGTGGCCGCGGATAAGGAAGTTCGCTGCTCGTGTGATCATGTCGCTCTCGAGATAGTCCGCAGACCAGCGGTTGAGCAGGCCTGGGCCTCCCGGGATCGTGAGCGTGTCGATGCGCTCGTGACCGAGGTGCCTGGCCAACTCCTCCACGGCGTTCGTGAAGCGCCCATCCGAGCAGTACACGGCAAGGCCAGTGGGGTGGCTGGCCTCGTAGGGGACCTTGGCAATGAAAGGCTTGGACATAGGGAGGCCGAGCGTAGGCGCGCGCGCTGCTCCGCCCAAGAGGCAGGCAGTCAACCGTGACGGTTTGCGGGCTTGCACATCCAGGTAGGTGCACTGATCACCTCATCGTCGCCACCTTCCCTGCATTCTTCTATGGACTCCGCCTCCCCCATGGCTCCGCCAAACGACGCGCCCTTCACCTTCAGCCGCTCGGAGAAAGTCTTCACGCTGCTGGGCGCGCTGCTGGGGATGCTGCTGGCCGCGCTGGACCAGACCATCGTCGCCACGGCGGGACCCGCCATCCAGGATGACCTGAGCATTCCGGCCTCGCTCTATTCGTGGATCACCACTTCGTACCTGGTGGCCTCCACGGTGATGGTGCCGCTGTGGGGCAAGATGTCGGATCAATTCGGGCGCCGGAAGATCCTCGTCACCGGCATCCTCGTGTTCCTGGCGGGGAGCTTCCTATGTGGCGCGGCGTGGGGGACGGTTCCGCTCATCCTCTTCCGGGCGGTGCAGGGGCTGGGGAGCGCGGCGCTCTTCACCAGCGCGTTCGCCGTGGTGGCGGACCTGTTTCCTCCCGCTGAGCGTGGCAAGTACCAGGGGCTCTTCGGCGGAGTGTTCGGCTTGTCGAGCGTGGTGGGCCCGCTGGTGGGCGGCTTCATCACAGACACGTTCGGCTGGCATTGGGTCTTCTTCATCAACCTGCCGGTGGGCGTGGTGGCGCTGGCCGTCATCTTCCTGCGCATGCCCGCGCTGCGGCGGCCTCGGACGGCTCCGCCCAAGTGGGATCTGGCGGGTGTGGCCTGTTTGGTGGTGGCGGTGGTTCCCCTGCTGCTGGCGCTGAGCCTCGGCCGGAGCCACACGGCGCCAGGAGAGGCGGGCTTCTCGTGGGGCTCGTGGCAGGTGCTGGGGCTGTTCGCCGTGAGCCTGGTGGGCGCGGTGCTCTTCGTGCTGGTGGAGGCACAGGCGGATGAGCCGCTCTTGGACTTGAGGCTGTTCCAGGAGAAGACGTTCGCGCTGGGCAATGCGACGGTGTTCGTCATCGGCGCGGTCTTCCTGTCGGCCTTCACCTTCCTGCCGCTCTTCATGGTGAACGTGGTGGGGCTGTCAGCGACGCGCTCGGGGTTGACCATCATGCCGCTGACGCTGGGCGTGGTGGCGGGCAACGTGCTCTCTGGGCAGCTGGCCTCGCGGCTCGGGCGCTACAAGGTGCTGATGCTCGGAGCGCTGGTGCTGCTGTGCGTGGGCTTCGCGGTGATGGGCTTCACGCTGTCACCGGACTCCACCCAGGCCACCGTGACGGCGAAGATGGTGCTCATGGGGCTGGGGATGGGCCCCACCATCCCGCTCTACACGCTGGCCATCCAGAATGCGGTGCCGCCCCGGCAGATTGGCGTGGCCACATCGACGACGACGTTCTTCCGGCAGCTCGGATCCACGGTGGGCGTGGCGCTGGCGGGCGTGGTCTTCGCCTCGGCGCTCTCCCACCCGATGCAAACGCGGACGGAGCAGGAGGCGAGCGGGACGCCGGCGGAGGTGCGATCGCACCTCGGCGTGGGAATGCCTGGGGTGTCGGGCGAAGGCGGTGAGGCGCCTGTTGCGAGCCAGGGTCTCCGGATGGATCGCGCCACGAAGGAGGCGTTCACCCAAGCCACGTCCTCGGTGTACCGGGTGGCCATCTGGGTGACGCTGGTGGCGCTGGTGCTGACAGCGCTGCTGCCCGAGCGACCCCTGCGGCGAGGGCCCATGCCCCCGCCGCCCATGGAGTAGGTACGCTCAGCAGTTGTTGCCGGAGGGGCACTTGCAGGCGCCCGACTTCACCTTCTGCGAGCGCGTCTTCTCGGCGTCCGTGCGGTAGTCGTGGTGACCGAGACAGTCGTCCGTGCCGCGCTGGTTCTTCATCGCCGCGTGGTCGCGCGTGTCGATCTCACACTCGTTCCTCGAGGTCTTGTAGACGTGGTACTTGTCGTTCGCCAGGGCGGGGGCCGCCAGCAGCACCACTGCGCTCGCCAGGGCCATCGTCATCTTCCGCAGCATGGGTTCTCCTCGCGTTTCGTCATGTGCCCGGGGGCTGAATGCCGCCCGCAGCACCGAGAGTAGAGCCCGTGGGTCTGTCATGGGCCCGGAGTCTTCGGAGCGCCCACGACCGGAGCGGCAGGCGCGGTCGGATGGACCTGGCTGGGCGGCGCAACCAGGGAAGGAGCCTTGGACGGCGCGGCCGGGCGAACCAGCAGGCTCGGCATCTCCGCCATCGCATAGGTCATCCACGCCACGGCCGCCGTGCTTTGGGCGAGCGCCTCGGGCTCTACCTTGTCGAGCGTGTCCGCGTGGGTATGGTGGTAGTCGAAGTAGCGGCTGGCGTCGGTCCTCACACTGAACATGGGCACCTGGGCCGGGACGAGCGGTGACAGGTCCGCGCCCCCCGCCTCGCTCGACAGGAGCGTGGCCGCGCCCAGCGCCGTCAGGGGGGCCAGCCACGGCCGCACCAGCTCGGAGCCCCCTTCACCGGCTCGGAGCTGGACGCCGAGAGGCCGCCCACCGCCCGAGTCCATCTCCAGTGCGGCCACGTGGCGGGGCAGCTCGGCGGCATGGGCATCGGCATAGGCCTTGGCGCCGCGCAGGCCGTTCTCCTCGTTCATGAAGAGCACCACGCGCACGGTGCGCCGAGGCGCGGGCTTCTGCCGGGCAATGAGACGCGCAGCCTCCATCACCATCACCACGCCAGCGCCATCATCGTGCGCGCCCGAGCCCACGTCCCACGAGTCCAGGTGGGCGCCGATCAGGACGATCTCCTCAGGCTTCTCGCGGCCCTTCACCTCGGCCACCACGTTGAAGGAGTCGGCCTCCGGGAGTTCCTTGCACCCGAGCACCAGGCGTACCCGGACTGGGCCGCCGCTGGCCAGCAGACGATGGAGCAGCAGCGCGTCCTCCACCGTGACAGAGGCCGAGGGGATGGGCTTGATGCCTTCCGCGAAGCCAGTGGCTCCCGTGTGGGGCGTGCTCAGGGACGCAGTGGCCAGCGAGCGCACCAGCACGCCCACGGCTCCGGCCTTGGCTGCCGCGGAGGGCCCACGGCCGCGCAGCCCAGCGAACTTGCCGTAGTCCTCGGGCACCTTCATGTCGTGGCTGAAGAGAACCACGCGGCCTTTCACGCGATCGCCGAGTGCGGCCAGCTCCTCGAGCGAGGACACCTCGACCACCTCGGCCGTGATGCCCTCGGGGGGCGTGGGGGCGCTGCCGCCCAGCGCCATGATCTGGAGGGACTTGCCCCGGAAGCGCTCGGAGGCGAGCAGCTCGCCGTGCTCCTCGCCTCGGATCCAGTGCGGCACCTTGACGGGCTCGGTCCAGGCCTTCACGCCATCGGCCTTGAAGGAGCGCAGGGCCCACTGCACGGCGGCCTCGGCGCTCTCGGAGCCGGAAAGGCGCGGGCCGATGGTATCGGTGAGCTCGGTGAGACGGGCCCAGGCATGGCCCTCGGTGAGCGCGGGCCCGACGAGCCGCTCGGCCATCTGGAGCTGAGCGGCCTGAGGCGATGCGCTGCTCGAAGCACCGGCCTTGGGAGCCGAGGGCGCGGCGAGCAGGCTGATCATCAACGCGGGGGAGAAGATAAGAGAAGTCGCGGACACAAGACACTCCGGGAGAAGGAGCGCACTCTCCGGCGGCAAGCGATCCACGGCAAGCGTTTCCCGCGTGCGGCACCGCCAGAGATCCGAAATGGTACAGCGTCTTCTTATCTTCCCACGTATCCCGGTCCCACCGGCCTCCCGATCGAGCAGGTGCCAGCACGCTCAAGAGGCCTTCCGGGAGGCACCCGTGGCGCGTGTGCAACTGTGGAGTGTCTTCATCCTCGGGCTCGTGGCAACAGGAGGGCTTGCTTGTACGAAGTCAGAAGCGCCCACCCTCCGGGCCCAAGAGCCGCTCGCGCTAGACGCGTCGGGCGAGACCCTGAGCCTAGATGGAACCAAGGTCCCCATCGTAGCGAGCTGTGCCAATGGGCAGCTCGTCCAGAAGACGGGTTCGGGCTGGAGCTGCGTCACCCCGGGACCTGGAGGAGTTCCAGTGACGTGGAACTCCGTGACGGACAAGCCCACCACGTTCCCTCCCACGGATCACACCCATGCCTTCTCGGCGCTCACAGGAGTCACCGCCAGCACCGAGTGGCCGGGGACCCAGTCATGGGCCCGAGTGAC
Protein-coding regions in this window:
- a CDS encoding carbonic anhydrase, which codes for MSKPFIAKVPYEASHPTGLAVYCSDGRFTNAVEELARHLGHERIDTLTIPGGPGLLNRWSADYLESDMITRAANFLIRGHHIQEVFLLAHAGCGYYQTRHGALGAEFVAEQQLKDLQAAAEELRKTHPGLTVHTYFVRPQGTKITFEPLS
- a CDS encoding MDR family MFS transporter, with the protein product MAPPNDAPFTFSRSEKVFTLLGALLGMLLAALDQTIVATAGPAIQDDLSIPASLYSWITTSYLVASTVMVPLWGKMSDQFGRRKILVTGILVFLAGSFLCGAAWGTVPLILFRAVQGLGSAALFTSAFAVVADLFPPAERGKYQGLFGGVFGLSSVVGPLVGGFITDTFGWHWVFFINLPVGVVALAVIFLRMPALRRPRTAPPKWDLAGVACLVVAVVPLLLALSLGRSHTAPGEAGFSWGSWQVLGLFAVSLVGAVLFVLVEAQADEPLLDLRLFQEKTFALGNATVFVIGAVFLSAFTFLPLFMVNVVGLSATRSGLTIMPLTLGVVAGNVLSGQLASRLGRYKVLMLGALVLLCVGFAVMGFTLSPDSTQATVTAKMVLMGLGMGPTIPLYTLAIQNAVPPRQIGVATSTTTFFRQLGSTVGVALAGVVFASALSHPMQTRTEQEASGTPAEVRSHLGVGMPGVSGEGGEAPVASQGLRMDRATKEAFTQATSSVYRVAIWVTLVALVLTALLPERPLRRGPMPPPPME
- a CDS encoding M20/M25/M40 family metallo-hydrolase, translating into MISLLAAPSAPKAGASSSASPQAAQLQMAERLVGPALTEGHAWARLTELTDTIGPRLSGSESAEAAVQWALRSFKADGVKAWTEPVKVPHWIRGEEHGELLASERFRGKSLQIMALGGSAPTPPEGITAEVVEVSSLEELAALGDRVKGRVVLFSHDMKVPEDYGKFAGLRGRGPSAAAKAGAVGVLVRSLATASLSTPHTGATGFAEGIKPIPSASVTVEDALLLHRLLASGGPVRVRLVLGCKELPEADSFNVVAEVKGREKPEEIVLIGAHLDSWDVGSGAHDDGAGVVMVMEAARLIARQKPAPRRTVRVVLFMNEENGLRGAKAYADAHAAELPRHVAALEMDSGGGRPLGVQLRAGEGGSELVRPWLAPLTALGAATLLSSEAGGADLSPLVPAQVPMFSVRTDASRYFDYHHTHADTLDKVEPEALAQSTAAVAWMTYAMAEMPSLLVRPAAPSKAPSLVAPPSQVHPTAPAAPVVGAPKTPGP